A single window of Candidatus Poribacteria bacterium DNA harbors:
- the tnpA gene encoding IS200/IS605 family transposase yields MNIANTDHKYISTETTTYACEYHIIWCTKYRRSVLSPEIQERLKVLIFEQQEAYQYVVREVDSMPDHIHLLVSIPPNISVTSVIGKIKGYTAKVLRNEFPTLTRRLPCLWTRSKFVGSVGSVTLEALKQYIENQKGV; encoded by the coding sequence ATGAATATTGCTAACACTGACCACAAATACATTTCAACAGAAACAACGACATATGCTTGTGAATACCATATTATTTGGTGTACGAAATATCGTCGTTCTGTTCTGTCTCCCGAAATCCAAGAGCGGTTAAAAGTATTGATTTTTGAACAACAAGAGGCATATCAGTATGTTGTAAGAGAAGTTGACAGTATGCCCGATCATATACATTTACTTGTGAGTATCCCACCTAATATTTCGGTTACAAGTGTAATCGGTAAAATCAAAGGGTATACAGCCAAAGTGCTACGCAATGAGTTTCCTACACTCACACGAAGATTACCCTGTCTATGGACGCGTTCAAAGTTCGTTGGAAGTGTTGGCAGCGTGACACTTGAAGCTCTAAAGCAATATATTGAGAATCAAAAAGGTGTGTAA
- a CDS encoding IS200/IS605 family element transposase accessory protein TnpB: MKSVRTQRLKIESQSIFSEINTASAAVWNQCCDLMTMYQWHRGYLHAHHDFYIGKDCEGWIDKKLSKSHPLHSQSRQAVRESYFKSWKSYAVLKKTGGIQKPKPPNKRKTYRTTRWKTSAITFVEGSLFGKRLHLSMGKDRPVLDIPLPSSFNLSNSHHIATIDLVYHHGHWELHFTYNQSIEPPERNSGVVGVDIGEIHPIVSHDGQHTEIYNGRYIRSLYRHRNKVLAEFNQAISRCKRHSKRWWKLIRRKWKRIRKIDAQIKDALHKHTTKFISLCQERGIGTIVLGDLTGIRKNIDYGKRANQKLHQWAFGKVTELITYKAKCVGITVKQIDEAYTSQTCPQCGNRKKPTNRNYTCPCGFKYHRDGVGAINIRQKYLGHFGVPVVAEMGVTRMTPPLGFRLKVPVASS; encoded by the coding sequence ATGAAATCCGTTAGAACACAACGTCTCAAAATAGAATCGCAATCCATATTCTCTGAAATCAATACAGCATCTGCCGCTGTTTGGAATCAGTGTTGTGATCTCATGACAATGTATCAATGGCACAGAGGTTACCTACATGCACACCATGACTTCTACATCGGTAAGGATTGCGAAGGGTGGATAGACAAAAAACTTTCAAAATCACACCCATTGCATTCTCAAAGCAGACAAGCCGTCCGCGAATCCTATTTCAAGTCTTGGAAGTCCTATGCTGTTCTCAAAAAGACCGGTGGTATTCAAAAGCCGAAACCTCCAAATAAACGAAAAACCTATCGGACAACCCGCTGGAAGACATCTGCTATCACGTTTGTAGAAGGCAGCCTGTTTGGAAAACGGCTACACCTCTCTATGGGCAAAGATAGACCTGTATTAGATATTCCGCTCCCGAGTTCTTTTAATCTGTCAAATTCTCACCACATTGCTACGATTGATCTCGTCTATCACCATGGACACTGGGAGCTTCATTTCACCTACAATCAATCTATAGAACCTCCCGAAAGGAATAGCGGTGTCGTTGGTGTTGATATTGGCGAAATACACCCGATTGTGAGTCACGACGGACAGCACACCGAAATCTATAATGGACGGTATATCCGCTCGCTATACCGACACAGAAACAAAGTGCTTGCTGAGTTCAATCAGGCTATCAGTCGCTGTAAACGCCACTCTAAACGCTGGTGGAAACTCATACGCCGCAAGTGGAAACGTATCCGAAAGATTGACGCTCAAATCAAGGACGCTCTCCACAAACATACCACAAAGTTTATTTCTCTCTGCCAAGAAAGGGGTATCGGCACGATTGTCCTTGGAGACCTCACCGGTATCCGAAAAAACATTGACTATGGCAAACGTGCTAACCAGAAACTTCACCAGTGGGCTTTTGGTAAAGTGACAGAGTTGATTACCTACAAAGCAAAATGTGTGGGTATCACTGTCAAACAAATAGACGAGGCATATACCTCCCAAACTTGCCCGCAATGTGGCAACCGAAAGAAACCTACAAACCGAAACTACACTTGTCCCTGTGGATTCAAATATCACCGAGATGGTGTAGGAGCAATCAACATTCGTCAAAAGTATCTCGGACACTTCGGTGTCCCCGTAGTGGCGGAAATGGGTGTTACCCGGATGACACCGCCCTTGGGCTTTCGACTGAAAGTCCCTGTTGCCTCGTCTTAA
- a CDS encoding metal ABC transporter permease, with protein MYATESQGKIKNLSILIHFDYTLMIVAIGAALLGAVSGTLGTYAVLRRQSLLGDAISHAALPGIAIAFLLTGSKTPLILVLGAAVAGWLGTLFILSIVRLTRIKYDSALGIILSTFFGFGLVLHTLIQRTGNANQAGLDTFLFGQAATILESDVLTIGILGGIAIVIMLVFWKELKLLIFDEGFAASLGFPIRALDILLTSLLVIAIVLGLQAVGAVLMSAMLVAPAVAARQWTDKLSVMMLLAACFGALAGVSGTIISSSASRIPTGPTIVLCATVVVGFSIVLAPNRGLLWNSLRYQRNKRNLKMLGRQLFQSEEQ; from the coding sequence ATGTATGCGACCGAATCGCAAGGTAAAATTAAAAATTTGAGTATTCTAATCCATTTTGATTATACACTCATGATTGTCGCTATCGGTGCTGCCTTACTTGGCGCTGTGAGCGGGACACTTGGCACTTATGCTGTTTTGCGCCGGCAGAGCCTCCTCGGCGATGCGATCTCGCATGCCGCGTTGCCGGGTATTGCAATCGCATTTCTGCTGACGGGAAGCAAAACGCCTCTGATTTTGGTTCTCGGTGCAGCAGTTGCCGGGTGGCTCGGCACGCTCTTCATTTTGAGTATCGTGAGGTTGACGCGTATTAAATACGATAGCGCGCTTGGGATCATACTCTCCACTTTTTTCGGGTTCGGTTTAGTGCTACATACACTCATTCAGCGGACCGGTAATGCGAATCAAGCAGGGTTAGATACGTTTCTTTTCGGACAAGCCGCTACAATTCTGGAGAGCGATGTTTTAACAATAGGGATACTCGGAGGCATTGCAATCGTCATCATGCTTGTCTTTTGGAAAGAGTTGAAGTTGCTGATTTTCGATGAAGGTTTCGCTGCATCGCTTGGGTTTCCGATTCGTGCACTTGACATTCTGTTGACGAGTCTTCTCGTTATAGCAATCGTGCTCGGTTTGCAAGCCGTCGGTGCTGTCCTGATGAGTGCGATGTTGGTCGCGCCAGCAGTCGCCGCTCGGCAGTGGACGGATAAACTGAGTGTGATGATGTTGCTCGCAGCATGCTTTGGGGCACTCGCCGGTGTGAGTGGGACGATTATCAGTAGTAGTGCTTCACGCATCCCGACCGGTCCAACGATTGTGTTGTGTGCAACGGTTGTGGTGGGATTCTCGATCGTTCTTGCTCCGAATCGTGGACTGTTATGGAACTCGCTTCGGTATCAACGAAACAAACGTAACCTCAAGATGCTTGGGAGGCAACTTTTCCAGAGCGAGGAGCAGTAG
- a CDS encoding metal ABC transporter permease, with the protein MIQEHLDIQFIAIVTAVACALPGVFLVLRRMTLMSDAISHAILPGIVLAFFLTESLSSPLLILAAAGTGVLTVVFVELLQRTKLVKEDAAIGLTFPALFSIGVILISRFAGNVHLDMDAVLLGELAYAPLNRLDIFGYDVGPVSVYVMGTILLLNLTFILLFYKELKLATFDASLAATLGFAPTLIHYGLMTLVSVTTVGAFDAVGSILVVALIAGPPATAYLITNRLSLMLILSAVIGSVNAVSGYWLAYLFDVSIAGAIATMTLVVFGLIFLAVPNRGLIAIARRRTRQKWEFAQTMLVIHLFNHEGLPEAEAESEVAHLHEHLRWDPSFASQVVKYALNNQCVSQEETQLTLTERGRAVAQQALVH; encoded by the coding sequence ATGATACAAGAGCATCTTGATATCCAATTCATTGCGATTGTCACAGCAGTGGCATGTGCCTTGCCGGGTGTGTTCTTAGTACTGAGGCGGATGACTTTGATGAGCGATGCCATTAGCCACGCAATTCTCCCCGGCATCGTCCTCGCCTTTTTTCTCACAGAAAGTTTGTCCTCGCCGCTCCTGATTCTCGCCGCTGCGGGAACAGGGGTGCTCACCGTTGTTTTCGTTGAATTGCTGCAACGGACGAAACTCGTGAAAGAGGATGCCGCTATTGGATTGACCTTCCCCGCCCTTTTCAGCATCGGGGTGATCCTGATTTCTCGATTTGCGGGCAATGTTCACTTGGATATGGATGCCGTCCTCCTGGGTGAACTCGCTTATGCCCCGCTTAACCGATTAGATATTTTCGGATACGATGTGGGTCCCGTATCTGTATATGTAATGGGCACGATCCTGCTGCTGAACCTTACCTTTATTCTGCTATTTTACAAAGAATTGAAGTTAGCGACCTTTGACGCAAGTTTAGCCGCTACGTTGGGGTTCGCACCTACCTTGATTCACTATGGACTGATGACATTGGTATCCGTTACAACCGTGGGAGCGTTTGATGCGGTTGGTTCGATATTGGTTGTTGCGCTCATCGCTGGACCGCCTGCTACGGCGTATCTCATCACAAACAGGCTTTCGTTGATGCTCATCCTGAGTGCGGTTATTGGGAGTGTGAACGCTGTAAGTGGCTATTGGCTCGCGTATCTCTTTGATGTTTCTATTGCGGGGGCGATTGCGACAATGACGCTCGTCGTGTTCGGACTAATTTTTTTAGCGGTTCCGAACCGTGGACTTATTGCCATCGCGCGGAGGCGGACACGCCAAAAATGGGAGTTTGCCCAAACGATGTTAGTCATTCATCTCTTTAATCACGAGGGACTCCCGGAGGCTGAAGCTGAGTCAGAGGTAGCACACCTCCACGAGCATCTCCGTTGGGATCCTTCTTTCGCAAGCCAAGTCGTAAAATATGCCTTGAATAACCAGTGCGTCTCTCAAGAAGAAACGCAGTTAACGCTGACGGAACGCGGACGCGCCGTAGCACAACAGGCACTTGTGCACTGA